From Phenylobacterium montanum, the proteins below share one genomic window:
- a CDS encoding crotonase/enoyl-CoA hydratase family protein: protein MSLLTLEKRGHVAILTLNRPESMNALGAPGDGDQVRAACDEVNADPEIRCVVLTGAGRAFSAGGDVKAMKAREGAFAGTGVAIRDGYRNNIHRVVRSIYGLEVPSIAAVNGAAIGLGCDVACMTDIRIAAEGAKFGVTFLKLGLIPGDGGAWLLPRTVGMSRAAELLFTGDVIDAATAEKWGLVSRVVAADKLMEEAVGLAERIAQQPPHALRLAKSLLKQGQTASYDTLMEMSAAAQAIAHLTEDHMEGVEAILEKRAPSFKGA, encoded by the coding sequence ATGTCCCTTCTCACCCTCGAAAAACGCGGCCACGTCGCCATCCTGACCCTGAATCGCCCGGAGAGCATGAACGCCCTCGGCGCGCCCGGTGACGGCGACCAGGTCCGCGCCGCCTGCGACGAGGTCAACGCCGATCCGGAAATCCGCTGCGTGGTGCTGACCGGCGCCGGCCGGGCCTTTTCCGCCGGCGGCGACGTCAAGGCGATGAAGGCGCGGGAAGGCGCCTTCGCAGGCACGGGCGTGGCCATCCGCGACGGCTATCGCAACAACATCCACCGGGTGGTGCGTTCGATCTACGGGCTCGAGGTCCCCTCGATCGCGGCGGTCAACGGCGCGGCCATCGGCCTCGGCTGCGACGTGGCCTGCATGACCGACATCCGCATCGCCGCCGAGGGCGCCAAGTTCGGCGTGACCTTCCTCAAGCTCGGCCTGATCCCCGGCGACGGCGGCGCCTGGCTCTTGCCGCGTACCGTGGGCATGAGCCGCGCGGCGGAGCTGCTGTTCACCGGCGACGTGATCGACGCCGCCACGGCCGAGAAATGGGGCCTGGTCAGCCGGGTGGTCGCGGCCGACAAGCTGATGGAGGAGGCGGTGGGGCTCGCCGAGCGGATCGCGCAGCAGCCGCCGCACGCCCTGCGCCTGGCCAAGTCACTGCTGAAGCAGGGCCAGACCGCCAGCTACGACACCTTGATGGAGATGTCCGCCGCGGCCCAGGCGATCGCGCACCTGACCGAGGACCACATGGAAGGGGTCGAGGCGATCCTTGAAAAGCGGGCGCCCAGTTTCAAGGGCGCCTGA
- a CDS encoding MFS transporter, with translation MTSAAAPARSSAETTAFGVLFSLSLAHLLNDMMQSLLPAIYPQIKGQFHLNFTQIGLVTFTFQLTASLLQPVVGMVADKKPQPFSLPIGMLFTLAGLILLAYTPSYGLLLLAAALVGTGSSVLHPEASRVARMASGGRRGLAQSLFQVGGNFGSALGPLAAMVVLTFGQHSISWFALAALTAILVLWRVGIWYKHHGLAVLKRAAAAGHDKPHLPKGKVAAAMTVLLALIFSKYVYLASITSYFTFYLIHHFGLSIRNAQLHLFAFLAAVAAGTLAGGAIGDRFGRKPVIWFSILGVLPFTLALPYADLTWTTVLSVLIGLILSSAFSAIVVYGQELAPGRVGMIAGLFFGFAFGMGGLGAAALGALADATSIEFVYRLTAFLPAMGVLAALLPNLKGVATEPVVMLEAAGPAE, from the coding sequence ATGACCAGCGCTGCAGCCCCCGCCCGATCCTCAGCCGAGACCACCGCCTTTGGCGTGCTGTTCTCGCTCAGCCTCGCGCATCTCCTGAACGACATGATGCAGTCGCTGCTGCCGGCGATCTATCCACAGATCAAGGGCCAGTTTCACCTGAACTTCACCCAGATCGGCCTGGTCACCTTCACCTTCCAGCTGACCGCCTCGCTGCTACAGCCGGTGGTGGGCATGGTGGCGGACAAAAAGCCCCAGCCCTTCTCCCTGCCGATCGGCATGCTGTTCACCCTGGCCGGCCTGATCCTCCTGGCCTACACGCCGAGCTATGGCCTGTTGCTGCTGGCCGCGGCCCTGGTGGGGACCGGCTCTTCGGTGCTGCACCCTGAGGCGTCGCGGGTGGCCCGTATGGCGTCCGGCGGGCGGCGGGGCCTGGCCCAGTCGCTGTTCCAGGTCGGCGGCAATTTCGGCTCGGCGCTCGGCCCTCTGGCGGCCATGGTGGTCCTGACCTTCGGCCAGCACAGCATTTCCTGGTTCGCCCTCGCCGCCCTGACCGCCATCCTGGTCCTGTGGCGGGTGGGGATCTGGTACAAGCATCATGGCTTGGCGGTGCTGAAGCGCGCCGCCGCAGCCGGCCACGACAAGCCGCATCTGCCCAAGGGCAAGGTCGCTGCAGCGATGACCGTGCTGCTGGCCCTGATCTTTTCCAAGTACGTCTACCTGGCCAGCATCACCAGCTACTTCACCTTCTACCTGATCCACCACTTCGGCCTGTCGATCCGGAACGCCCAGCTTCACCTGTTCGCCTTCCTGGCGGCGGTCGCGGCCGGCACCCTGGCCGGCGGCGCTATCGGCGACCGCTTCGGCAGGAAGCCGGTGATCTGGTTCTCGATCCTTGGCGTTCTGCCCTTCACCCTGGCCCTGCCCTATGCCGACCTGACCTGGACCACGGTGCTGAGCGTGCTGATCGGCCTGATCCTCTCCTCGGCCTTTTCGGCGATCGTGGTCTACGGCCAGGAGCTGGCGCCGGGGCGGGTGGGCATGATCGCCGGCCTGTTCTTCGGCTTCGCCTTCGGCATGGGCGGCCTGGGCGCCGCGGCCCTGGGCGCCCTGGCGGACGCCACCAGCATCGAGTTCGTCTATCGTCTGACCGCCTTCCTGCCGGCCATGGGCGTCCTCGCGGCCCTGCTGCCGAACCTGAAGGGCGTGGCGACAGAGCCGGTGGTGATGCTGGAGGCGGCAGGTCCGGCGGAGTAG
- a CDS encoding AraC family transcriptional regulator, with the protein MRDNTIEAYDHIDRPVIAIGNEFAPGHVVLPHSHRRCQLLYGPTGVLTVATDHGAWVVPRQSCLWLPSGVTHEVRSSGLLHTRSLFFEPAAVADMPRQCQVLGVTPLMRSLLMEAIWLPLEYERETRDGLVMALILEELRRLPVQPLSLPLPAAATLSALCRGFVARPTAHDTIDAWCGQLGMSRRAFTRHFKLQTGMTFAEWRQRACLLSAVPRLSDGEAVTTVALDLGYDSPAAFTTMFKRALGEPPSRYFA; encoded by the coding sequence ATGCGCGACAACACCATCGAGGCCTACGACCACATCGACCGGCCGGTGATCGCCATCGGCAACGAGTTCGCACCGGGCCATGTGGTCCTGCCGCACAGCCATCGACGCTGCCAGCTGCTCTATGGGCCGACCGGCGTGCTGACCGTGGCCACCGACCACGGCGCCTGGGTGGTGCCGCGCCAGTCCTGCCTGTGGCTGCCCTCAGGCGTGACGCACGAGGTCCGTTCCAGCGGCCTCCTGCATACGCGCAGCCTGTTTTTCGAGCCCGCCGCCGTGGCCGACATGCCGCGCCAGTGCCAGGTGCTGGGCGTGACGCCGCTGATGCGCAGCCTTCTGATGGAGGCGATCTGGCTGCCGCTGGAATACGAGCGGGAAACCCGCGACGGGCTGGTCATGGCCCTGATCCTGGAGGAACTGCGGCGCCTGCCGGTCCAGCCGCTGTCCTTGCCCCTGCCGGCGGCGGCGACGCTGTCGGCTCTGTGCCGCGGGTTCGTGGCCAGGCCGACAGCGCACGACACCATCGACGCCTGGTGCGGCCAACTGGGCATGAGCCGGCGCGCCTTCACCCGCCATTTCAAGCTGCAGACCGGCATGACCTTCGCCGAATGGCGCCAGCGCGCCTGCCTGCTGTCGGCTGTGCCGCGGCTGTCCGATGGCGAGGCGGTCACCACCGTGGCCCTGGACCTCGGCTATGACAGCCCCGCCGCCTTCACCACCATGTTCAAGCGCGCCCTGGGCGAGCCGCCCAGCCGGTATTTCGCCTGA
- a CDS encoding MFS transporter, with protein sequence MSKSAAPKGLSFLGALAFAGPGLPMGAFAVALAVYLPNHYASRLGLPLAIVGAAFMGVRLIDIMFDPAIGLLMDRSRTPLGRYRLWMVAGAPIFAFAAYQLFMAQAGVSAAYLVGWLLAFYIGYSIILLSHISWASTLARDYHERSRIFGFIQVVSVAGATAVLLIPALMAKAGHGGGVEGMGWFLVAVTPLGVLMALARTREPPPLSAQAEHFTLKDYWEMIVRPDMRRIIVADFCLALGPGWMSASYLFYFRDVRGFTIEGASQLLLLYVAAGLIGAAVLSRVAVWLGKHRTLMLASTGYSLGLVVMTTLPKGSFALTAPFMFLMGFLATSFTLLDRAMVADVSDAVRLETGKQRIGVLYALITSVQKVAGALSIFVTFKILSLVGYDPKAGAINTPDAIHGLSLVYLIGPVVFVMLGGACYFGYKLDAKKHAQIRAELEARDALAPEPAVLETLSSAAGLPSTAIEPEPT encoded by the coding sequence GTGTCAAAATCCGCCGCCCCAAAGGGCCTCTCGTTTCTCGGCGCCCTCGCCTTCGCCGGCCCGGGCCTGCCCATGGGCGCCTTCGCCGTCGCCCTCGCCGTCTACCTGCCCAACCACTACGCCAGCCGCCTGGGCCTGCCCCTGGCGATCGTCGGCGCGGCGTTCATGGGCGTGCGCCTGATCGACATCATGTTCGATCCGGCCATCGGCCTTCTGATGGACCGCAGCCGCACCCCGCTGGGGCGCTATCGCCTGTGGATGGTCGCTGGCGCGCCGATCTTCGCCTTCGCCGCCTACCAGCTGTTCATGGCCCAGGCGGGGGTCAGCGCGGCCTATCTCGTCGGCTGGCTCTTGGCCTTCTACATCGGCTATTCGATCATCCTGCTCTCGCACATCTCCTGGGCCTCGACGCTGGCCCGGGACTACCACGAGCGTTCCCGGATCTTCGGCTTCATCCAGGTGGTCAGCGTCGCCGGCGCCACGGCCGTGCTCCTGATCCCCGCCCTGATGGCCAAGGCCGGCCATGGCGGCGGCGTGGAAGGCATGGGCTGGTTCCTAGTGGCGGTGACGCCGCTGGGCGTGCTGATGGCCCTGGCCCGCACCCGCGAGCCGCCGCCCCTGAGCGCCCAGGCCGAGCACTTCACCCTCAAGGACTATTGGGAGATGATCGTCCGGCCGGACATGCGCCGGATCATCGTCGCCGATTTCTGCCTGGCGCTGGGGCCGGGCTGGATGTCGGCCAGCTACCTGTTCTATTTCCGGGATGTGCGCGGCTTCACCATCGAGGGAGCCTCGCAGCTGCTGTTGCTCTATGTCGCCGCGGGGTTGATCGGCGCGGCGGTGCTGAGCCGGGTCGCGGTCTGGCTCGGCAAGCACCGCACGCTGATGCTGGCCAGCACCGGCTATTCCCTGGGGCTGGTGGTCATGACGACCTTGCCCAAGGGCAGCTTCGCCCTCACCGCACCCTTCATGTTCCTGATGGGCTTCCTCGCCACCAGCTTCACCCTCCTGGACCGGGCCATGGTCGCCGACGTCAGCGACGCGGTGCGGCTGGAGACTGGCAAGCAGCGCATCGGCGTGCTCTACGCCCTGATCACCAGCGTGCAGAAGGTCGCCGGCGCCCTCAGCATCTTCGTGACCTTCAAGATCCTCAGCCTTGTCGGCTACGACCCCAAGGCCGGCGCCATCAACACGCCGGATGCGATCCATGGCCTTTCGCTGGTCTATCTGATCGGGCCGGTGGTGTTCGTCATGCTGGGGGGCGCCTGCTACTTCGGCTACAAGCTGGACGCCAAGAAACACGCCCAGATCCGCGCCGAGCTGGAGGCCCGCGACGCCCTGGCGCCCGAGCCGGCGGTGCTGGAGACGCTGTCGTCGGCGGCCGGCCTGCCCTCGACCGCCATCGAGCCCGAACCGACCTGA
- a CDS encoding DUF3052 domain-containing protein: MGKESQVRAVLAGGSDEGRLQYEPPKLIFRGRERLVFTGEALAGVKAEAADLVLADGSRFTLGEKAAVSWAEAIARPKGRLDKLGVKPGLKVGLDNLDDPGFLAELDAAGIAVASERSGLDLLFYGADSAEDLARAPSLIPALADRGALWVISLKGKPARIKDLDVFAALRPLGLADTKVCAFSEARTALRFVRRR; the protein is encoded by the coding sequence ATGGGCAAGGAGTCCCAGGTTCGCGCGGTTCTGGCCGGCGGGTCCGACGAGGGCCGGCTGCAGTACGAGCCGCCGAAGCTGATCTTCCGCGGTCGCGAGCGGCTGGTCTTCACCGGCGAGGCCCTGGCGGGAGTGAAGGCCGAGGCCGCCGACCTGGTGCTTGCCGATGGCAGCCGCTTCACCTTGGGCGAGAAGGCCGCGGTTTCCTGGGCGGAGGCGATCGCCCGGCCCAAGGGGCGGTTGGATAAGCTGGGCGTGAAGCCGGGCCTGAAGGTCGGCCTCGACAACCTCGATGATCCAGGCTTCCTGGCCGAATTGGACGCCGCCGGGATCGCGGTCGCCAGCGAGCGAAGCGGCCTCGACCTCCTGTTCTATGGCGCCGACAGCGCCGAAGACCTGGCGCGCGCCCCGAGCCTGATCCCCGCCTTGGCCGACCGCGGCGCCCTGTGGGTGATTTCGCTCAAGGGCAAGCCGGCGCGGATCAAGGATCTCGACGTCTTCGCCGCCCTGCGGCCGCTCGGGCTGGCCGACACCAAGGTCTGCGCCTTCTCTGAGGCGCGCACGGCGCTGAGGTTTGTTCGCCGGCGCTGA
- a CDS encoding acyl-CoA dehydrogenase family protein, which translates to MDIAFSAEDLAFRDEVRAFIAEAFDDSMRAHLEQSKNGHVDHEGQIRWLKRLNDRGWIAPDWPVEYGGTGWNDAQKYIFNMEMALAGAPATSNMGLRMCAPVIMAFGSDEQKKQHLPKILSSDVWWCQGYSEPGSGSDLASLSMKAVRDGDDYVLNGSKIWTTYAQYADWMFCLVRTNQEERPQRGISFLLLDMKTPGITIRPLPTLDGPPDGEQEINQVFFEDVRVPVANRIGEEGQGWTYAKYLLQFERGNAYAPGLTNMLDKVKKIAATELSDGGEPLIKDIDFRRKLAEMQIKVDALNATELKVFAGRAAGAAMGPVSSMLKLEGSQAQQQITELALEAVGIFAAPFVEDTWAHLRGDRNEPRAGPDYAAPTAPTYFNYRKTSIYAGSNEIQHNIMAKMILGI; encoded by the coding sequence ATGGACATCGCCTTCTCAGCTGAAGACCTCGCCTTCCGGGACGAGGTTCGCGCATTCATCGCCGAAGCCTTCGACGACAGCATGCGCGCGCATCTGGAGCAGTCGAAGAACGGCCACGTGGACCATGAGGGCCAGATCCGCTGGCTGAAGCGCCTGAACGACCGTGGCTGGATCGCGCCCGACTGGCCGGTGGAATACGGCGGCACGGGCTGGAACGACGCCCAGAAGTACATCTTCAACATGGAGATGGCCCTGGCCGGCGCCCCGGCGACCAGCAACATGGGCCTGCGCATGTGCGCGCCGGTGATCATGGCCTTCGGCTCGGACGAGCAGAAGAAGCAGCACCTGCCCAAGATCCTCTCGTCCGACGTCTGGTGGTGCCAGGGCTATTCCGAGCCGGGCTCGGGCTCAGACCTGGCCTCCCTGTCGATGAAGGCGGTGCGGGACGGCGACGACTATGTGCTGAACGGCTCCAAGATCTGGACCACCTACGCCCAGTACGCCGACTGGATGTTCTGCCTGGTGCGCACCAACCAAGAGGAGCGGCCCCAGCGCGGCATCTCGTTCCTCCTGCTGGACATGAAGACCCCCGGCATCACCATCCGGCCGCTGCCGACCCTGGATGGGCCCCCGGACGGCGAACAGGAGATCAACCAGGTCTTCTTCGAGGACGTGCGGGTGCCGGTCGCCAACCGCATCGGCGAGGAGGGCCAGGGCTGGACCTACGCCAAGTACCTGTTGCAGTTCGAGCGCGGCAACGCCTACGCCCCCGGCCTGACCAACATGCTGGACAAGGTAAAGAAGATCGCTGCGACGGAGCTTTCTGACGGCGGCGAGCCCTTGATCAAGGACATCGACTTTCGCCGCAAGCTGGCCGAGATGCAGATCAAGGTCGACGCCCTGAACGCCACCGAGCTGAAGGTGTTCGCGGGCCGCGCCGCCGGGGCGGCCATGGGTCCGGTCTCCTCGATGCTGAAGCTGGAGGGCTCCCAGGCCCAGCAGCAGATCACCGAGCTGGCCCTGGAGGCGGTCGGGATCTTCGCTGCGCCATTCGTCGAGGACACCTGGGCCCACCTGCGCGGCGACAGGAACGAGCCTCGCGCCGGCCCCGACTACGCCGCGCCCACGGCCCCCACCTATTTCAACTATCGCAAGACCTCGATCTATGCCGGCTCCAACGAGATCCAGCACAACATCATGGCCAAGATGATCCTGGGGATCTGA
- a CDS encoding SDR family NAD(P)-dependent oxidoreductase, with amino-acid sequence MADIRFDGKVVIVTGAGGGLGRQHALEFARRGAKVVVNDLGGSMDGSGGSSEAAQKVVEEIKAFGGEAIANGSSVTDDAGVALMVKQAMDTWGRIDILVANAGILRDKSFSKMTIEDFELVLNVHLMGTVKPVKAVWEIMKAQNYGRIIVTTSSSGLYGNFGQSNYGAAKLGIIGFMNTIKLEGQKNNVHINAISPVAATRMTENLMPPAMLEKLKPEYVTPGVVYLASEEAPTGAILAAGAGVFALARIYETDGVHLGEKGLSAEEVRDSWAKISDEAGQQAYFQGGEQGGKIFRKLSEG; translated from the coding sequence ATGGCGGACATCCGCTTCGACGGCAAGGTGGTGATCGTGACCGGCGCGGGCGGCGGCCTGGGCCGTCAGCACGCGCTGGAATTCGCGCGGCGCGGGGCCAAGGTGGTGGTCAACGACCTGGGCGGCTCGATGGACGGCTCGGGCGGTTCGTCCGAGGCGGCGCAGAAGGTGGTGGAAGAGATCAAGGCCTTCGGCGGCGAAGCCATCGCCAACGGCTCGTCGGTGACCGATGACGCGGGCGTGGCCCTGATGGTCAAGCAGGCCATGGACACCTGGGGCCGCATCGACATCCTGGTCGCCAACGCCGGCATCCTGCGCGACAAGTCCTTCTCCAAGATGACCATCGAGGACTTCGAACTGGTTTTGAACGTGCACCTGATGGGCACGGTCAAGCCGGTCAAGGCGGTGTGGGAGATCATGAAGGCCCAGAACTACGGCCGCATCATCGTCACTACCTCGTCCTCGGGGCTCTACGGCAACTTCGGCCAGTCGAACTACGGCGCGGCCAAGCTCGGCATCATCGGCTTCATGAACACCATCAAGCTGGAAGGCCAGAAGAACAACGTCCACATCAACGCCATCTCGCCGGTCGCCGCGACGCGGATGACCGAGAACCTGATGCCCCCGGCCATGCTAGAGAAGCTGAAGCCGGAATACGTCACCCCGGGCGTGGTCTACCTGGCCTCGGAAGAAGCCCCGACCGGCGCGATCCTGGCGGCCGGCGCCGGCGTCTTCGCGCTGGCCCGCATCTACGAGACCGACGGCGTGCACCTGGGCGAAAAGGGCTTGTCGGCGGAAGAGGTCCGCGACAGCTGGGCCAAGATCAGCGACGAGGCCGGCCAGCAGGCCTATTTCCAGGGCGGCGAACAGGGCGGGAAGATCTTCCGCAAGCTGTCGGAAGGCTGA
- a CDS encoding putative quinol monooxygenase produces the protein MIGVVAVLKVQPEKAEEFEAIFTGLAAQVRANEPGNLMYQLTKSRTEAGTYKVLELYKDADALKAHGGTDYFKAAGAKMGPCMAGRPEIEYLDAVG, from the coding sequence ATGATCGGCGTCGTTGCGGTGCTCAAGGTGCAGCCGGAAAAGGCTGAGGAGTTCGAAGCCATCTTCACCGGCCTGGCGGCCCAGGTGCGGGCCAACGAGCCCGGCAACCTGATGTACCAGCTGACCAAGTCGCGCACCGAGGCCGGGACCTACAAGGTGCTGGAGCTCTACAAGGACGCCGACGCCCTCAAGGCCCACGGCGGCACCGACTACTTCAAGGCCGCCGGCGCCAAGATGGGTCCCTGCATGGCCGGCCGGCCCGAAATCGAATATCTCGACGCGGTGGGCTGA
- a CDS encoding MFS transporter, with product MTQLAEPAPSARLPFHRIISFSCLAVPATPILLLIGVYLPRFYAGHVGVTLGAVGAAFGLVRLIDIAFDPLVGLVMDRTRTPIGRYRPYVIAAAPILMIAIYKLFLPAKGVGLSYMVLWLVVLYAGNSMYILGQAAWGAVLATDYHERSRTYGWMQALGVAATAAFLMLPALTHGKIQPGRHDSMGAIGLLLVVTIPSALAATLLFTPEKITPQAGRPQFRLGDYVSAISRPDMRRLIFADLTLSFGTGLTGPIYLFFFHDAKGFGIPATSSLLFFYIAAGLFGSPAWAALAKRVGKPRTVQVACIAYAICQSVLMMLPRAQYLPTAAAMFAVGLCASAFVPIVRAMVADVGDEIRLETAKNINSVLYSMVTTTQKVALAMAVFIVLPVLGMAGYNAAENAVNTPQAIFALEMCYLFAPIFFVAIGALTMIGFRLTGERHAEVRAALDARDAAAIDIAASEEAITGPTAAPSAV from the coding sequence GTGACCCAGCTTGCAGAGCCCGCGCCCTCGGCGCGGCTGCCGTTCCATCGCATCATCTCCTTTTCCTGCCTGGCGGTGCCGGCGACGCCGATCCTGCTCTTGATCGGGGTCTATCTGCCCCGCTTCTACGCCGGCCACGTCGGCGTGACGTTGGGCGCCGTGGGCGCCGCCTTCGGGCTGGTGCGGTTGATCGACATCGCCTTCGACCCCCTGGTGGGCCTGGTCATGGACCGCACCAGGACGCCGATCGGCCGCTACCGGCCCTATGTGATCGCCGCCGCGCCGATCCTGATGATCGCCATCTACAAGCTGTTCCTGCCGGCCAAGGGCGTAGGACTTTCCTACATGGTCCTTTGGCTGGTCGTGCTCTACGCCGGCAACTCCATGTACATCCTGGGTCAGGCGGCCTGGGGCGCGGTGCTGGCCACTGACTATCACGAGCGCTCGCGAACCTATGGCTGGATGCAGGCCCTGGGCGTCGCCGCCACCGCCGCCTTCCTGATGCTGCCGGCCCTGACCCACGGCAAGATCCAGCCTGGGCGCCATGACAGCATGGGCGCGATCGGCCTGCTGCTGGTCGTCACCATCCCTTCGGCCCTGGCGGCGACTCTGCTGTTCACGCCTGAGAAGATCACCCCCCAGGCTGGACGGCCGCAGTTCCGGCTCGGCGACTATGTCTCGGCCATCTCCCGGCCGGACATGCGGCGGCTGATCTTCGCCGACCTGACCCTGTCCTTCGGCACGGGCCTGACCGGGCCGATCTACCTCTTCTTCTTCCACGACGCGAAGGGCTTCGGCATCCCAGCCACCTCGAGCCTCCTGTTCTTCTACATCGCCGCCGGTCTGTTCGGCTCACCGGCCTGGGCGGCCCTGGCCAAGCGGGTCGGAAAGCCACGCACGGTGCAGGTCGCCTGCATCGCCTACGCCATCTGCCAATCGGTCCTGATGATGCTGCCCCGGGCGCAATACCTGCCCACCGCCGCCGCCATGTTCGCGGTAGGCCTTTGCGCCAGCGCCTTTGTTCCCATCGTCCGGGCGATGGTCGCCGATGTGGGCGACGAGATCCGGTTGGAGACGGCCAAGAACATCAACAGCGTGCTCTATTCCATGGTCACCACCACCCAGAAGGTCGCCCTGGCCATGGCGGTGTTCATCGTCCTGCCGGTGCTGGGCATGGCCGGCTACAACGCCGCGGAAAACGCGGTGAACACCCCCCAGGCCATTTTCGCGCTGGAGATGTGCTACCTGTTCGCGCCGATCTTCTTCGTCGCCATCGGCGCCCTGACCATGATCGGCTTCCGCTTGACGGGCGAGCGTCACGCCGAGGTGCGGGCGGCTCTCGACGCGAGGGATGCGGCGGCGATCGACATCGCAGCCTCGGAGGAAGCGATCACGGGACCGACCGCCGCGCCGAGCGCGGTCTGA
- a CDS encoding NADH:flavin oxidoreductase, which produces MAADALFQPFSFKGLTLPNRVVMAPMTRSFSPGGVATKDVAAYYGRRAANQVGLIVSEGTGVARPASLNDPNIPRFHGEAELAAWKGVIDAVHAEGGLMAPQLWHVGAVRSRDPNWSPPGPYDSPSGLSSPGHKFGEGMTEEEVADAISAFARAAADAKRLGFDAVELHGAHGYLIDQFFWAGTNERADLFGGEQLTQRANFAAEILKAVRAAVGPDYPVIIRLSQWKQQDFTAKLAHTPDEMSAWLVPLAEAGADIFHCSQRRFWEPEFEGSDLNFAGWAKKLTGKPTITVGSVGLDGDFIAGFAGQGAGVASLDELTRRLENEEFDLVAVGRALLQDPEWVVKVREARNSELQPFERTALATLY; this is translated from the coding sequence ATGGCCGCTGACGCCCTGTTCCAGCCCTTCTCCTTCAAAGGCCTGACCCTGCCCAACCGTGTGGTCATGGCGCCCATGACCCGATCCTTCTCGCCGGGCGGCGTGGCGACCAAGGATGTCGCCGCCTATTACGGCCGGCGCGCGGCCAACCAGGTCGGGCTGATCGTCTCGGAAGGCACGGGCGTCGCGCGGCCGGCCTCGTTGAACGATCCCAACATCCCCCGCTTCCACGGCGAGGCCGAGCTGGCCGCCTGGAAAGGGGTGATCGACGCGGTGCACGCCGAGGGCGGGCTGATGGCGCCCCAGCTGTGGCACGTGGGCGCGGTACGCTCCCGCGACCCCAACTGGTCGCCGCCGGGTCCCTATGACAGCCCCTCGGGCCTCTCCAGCCCGGGCCACAAGTTCGGCGAAGGCATGACCGAGGAAGAGGTGGCCGACGCCATCTCGGCCTTCGCACGCGCCGCCGCCGACGCCAAGCGCCTGGGCTTCGACGCCGTCGAACTGCACGGCGCCCATGGCTACCTGATCGACCAGTTCTTCTGGGCCGGCACCAACGAGCGCGCCGACCTCTTCGGCGGCGAGCAGCTGACCCAGCGCGCCAATTTCGCGGCCGAGATCCTGAAGGCCGTGCGCGCGGCGGTCGGGCCGGACTATCCGGTGATCATCCGCCTGTCGCAGTGGAAGCAGCAGGACTTCACCGCCAAGCTGGCCCATACGCCCGACGAGATGTCGGCCTGGCTCGTCCCGCTGGCCGAGGCCGGCGCAGATATCTTCCACTGCTCGCAGCGCCGCTTCTGGGAGCCGGAGTTCGAGGGCTCGGACCTCAACTTCGCGGGCTGGGCCAAAAAGCTGACCGGCAAGCCGACCATCACCGTAGGCTCGGTGGGCCTGGACGGAGACTTCATCGCCGGTTTCGCCGGCCAGGGCGCGGGCGTGGCCTCGCTGGACGAGCTGACCCGCCGGCTGGAAAACGAGGAGTTCGACCTCGTGGCCGTCGGCCGAGCCCTGCTGCAGGACCCCGAATGGGTGGTGAAGGTGCGCGAGGCGCGCAACAGCGAACTTCAGCCCTTCGAGCGGACCGCCCTGGCGACGCTGTACTAG
- a CDS encoding TetR/AcrR family transcriptional regulator — protein MHMPQDALSLAAADRLQPKSPKRAAARARVDAILDAADVLAASRPTESLSLPLLAQAAGVPASSLYHFFPSIEAVLVALVRRYNAELDRDIEQLLETLEAGSWQATTRALSACARQFHDRNPVYARLVLRTAAFTSLRRADDEHIRQLAERFLELMNARFHMPNAPDLVTPLGVAMAISDRIWALLSDENGNISDKAFEESQIAMISYLSNYLPPQMALREGAA, from the coding sequence ATGCACATGCCCCAGGACGCGCTTTCACTGGCCGCCGCCGACCGGCTCCAGCCCAAGTCACCCAAGCGAGCGGCGGCGCGGGCGCGGGTCGACGCCATTCTGGACGCCGCCGACGTCCTCGCAGCCAGCCGGCCAACCGAGAGCCTCAGCCTGCCGCTGCTGGCCCAGGCGGCCGGTGTCCCCGCCTCCAGCCTCTATCACTTCTTCCCCTCCATCGAGGCCGTTCTGGTGGCGCTGGTGCGGCGTTACAACGCTGAATTGGACAGGGATATCGAGCAGTTGCTCGAAACGCTGGAAGCCGGCTCTTGGCAGGCGACGACCCGCGCCCTGTCGGCCTGCGCACGCCAATTCCACGACCGCAACCCCGTCTACGCCCGCCTGGTCCTGCGCACCGCCGCCTTCACCAGCCTTCGCCGGGCGGACGACGAACATATCCGACAGCTGGCCGAGCGTTTCCTTGAGCTGATGAACGCCCGCTTCCACATGCCCAACGCCCCGGACCTGGTCACCCCGCTCGGCGTGGCCATGGCCATCAGCGACCGCATCTGGGCGCTGCTGTCGGACGAAAATGGAAATATTTCGGATAAAGCCTTCGAGGAGTCGCAGATCGCCATGATCAGCTACCTGTCCAACTATCTGCCGCCGCAGATGGCGCTGCGCGAGGGCGCGGCATGA